ACTCAGCATATGTAGGGCTAAAGACGCCGGCAGAGTCCCTTAAAGATGCAGTGAATATGCTTGGTACAGATCAGATAATTGAATTGGCGCTGGTAAAATCCAGTGCAAAAGTTCTTTCCGGTGGTCGAAAAGGCTATGGTCTTGAACAGGGAGATATGTGGCGGTATTCAGTCTCTTCGGCCATCATTGCCAAACAGGTTGCATTGCGGTTGGGACTTAACAACAAAAGCACAATTTTCACTGCGGCTCTCATCAAAGACATCGGTAAAATCATATTGGAAAAATATGTATCCAAAGACTTTAAAAAAATTAATATGCTTGTTAAAGAATCCGGTTACAGTTTCAGAGAGGCGGAAAAAAAAGTGATAGGTATCGATCATGCGGAGATGGGGGCGCTGATCGGCAAAACATGGAAATTCAGCCCGCGAATGATCAAGCTTATTCACCATCACCATCTTAGAGATGAATCCATGATGAATGATAAAGAGATCGCAGCGGTATATCTGGCCGACTGCATTTGTATGATGGTGGGCAACGGCGTTGGAGCCGATGGCCTGTCATATCGATTCAAGGATCAATTAATGAAAATGCATGGCATTTCTCACTCGGATATGACCGGTATTATAGCCGAATTTGGGATTAATATAAATGAAGTGAATGCCTTATTAAAAATGGCGTAATTAATGGCCATGGCCGATCTGATTTATCAAAACCTGGACTCAGCCCACAACAAAGTTTGAAAGATCTTGGCAACTTACCCAGACTTTCATATAAAAATTAAAGGGAAGCAAATGTCTTATTCAATATTGATTGTAGATGATTCAATGCCCATGAGGACCGTTTTAAAACGCTCTCTTGCAGCAGCGGGATACGCGGGTGCCAAAATACTTGAAGCCTCAGACGGTAAAGAGGCGTTAACGGTACTTGCAGGTGATTGGGTGGATTTAATTATGACCGACTACAATATGCCGGAAATGAATGGGCTCAGCTTTTTAAAAAAAATAAAAAACGATGCACTGTTCAAGGAAATTCCGGTGGTTGTCATCTCAACCGAGGGCAACGATTTAAAAATTCAAGAATTTATGGATTCCGGTGCCGCCGGTTATATCACAAAACCGTTCACCCCTGAAAATCTAAGGGATTTAATTGTCAGTATAATTGGAGAACCTGATTATGAAGAAAGCATTGATGACAGCGATGACGAATTCGATTTCTGAAGTCATGGAAACCATGTTTTTTATGCCGGTTGAAATCGGTCCCGAGACAATTTTAAATGATTCCGGCATCGACTTGAATACCGCATTGGCATGTAGATTGACTTTCACAGGAGATGTCTGCGGACATATAGATGTTATTTCACCGGAACCACTGGCCGCGGAACTGGCATCCAATTTTTTGGGAGAAGACAAAAGTGAACTGACGTGGGAACAGCAATTGGGGACATTGTCGGAAATGCTCAATATGGTGTGCGGGAATGCCTTAAAAAAGATAAAATGCCAAGCGCCTTATAAACTCAGCATCCCCGAAAAAATTACCGGTAGCGGGCTAAACGGTACTGCAGAATGCACGTTGATTGAAACGATGGATGCAAACATGGCTATTTTACTGTCCATGTGAGTCCTTACGTACAAAAGGGCCGCCTGTAATGTCTAATGAAATTAAAGTGCTTGTGGTAGATGATTCCGCTGTTGTCAGAAAGGTGTTTAAAGAACAACTCTCGCGGCACCCCGGCATTACGGTAATCGATACGGCCCCAGATCCATACATCGCCCGGGATAAAATTGTTAGATTAAAACCGGATGTTATTACGCTGGATATAGAGATGCCACGTATGGACGGGATTACCTTTTTGAAAAAATTAATGAAGTATTATCCGCTCCCCGTCATCATTGTCAGTTCTTTGAGTACAAAAGGAAGCCATCTTGCCATGGAAGCTTTGGCCATCGGGGCATTGGAAGTGATGGCAAAACCCAATAACGCATATTCGGTAGGAGATGTCAGTGTGCAGCTTGCCGAAAAAATCAGGGCGGTGCATGCGGCTAAATTACCTTGGCGTGAGAAACAACAAAACTCAAAAAAACAGACAAAAATTGTATCCATTTCGCCGGATAAAAATACCAATAAAATTATTGCCATTGGCGCATCAACCGGCGGGGCGGAAGCCATTAAAAACGTCCTGACTCAAATGCCGAAAGACGCGCCGGGTATTGTTGTTGTGCAGCATATGCCGGCTCAGTTCACAAAATCCTTTGCCGGGCGGCTGAATGAATTGTGTTCAATGCGTGTTAAAGAAGCTGAAAACGGGGATCCTGTAACAACGGGTACAGTGCTTATTGCCCCGGGTAATTACCACATGCTTTTAAAACGAACAGGTACCAAATATTTTGTGACGGTTAAAACAGGACCTCTTGTTCACTATCAGCGACCGGCCGTGGATGTTTTATTTCGGTCTGTTGCAAGGCTCGCTGGAGCCAACGCTGTGGGGATTATTTTAACAGGTATGGGCAAAGACGGCGCACAAGGATTGCTTGAAATGAAACAAGCTGGAGCCATAACCATTGCCCAGGATGAAAACTCAAGCGTTGTTTATGGAATGCCAAAAGCTGCCGAACGGATAGGGGCTGTGGATTATATTGAAGATATCCACAATATAGCGGCGAAGACCTGTTCATGTGTTAAACGTCTGTAGTTCATAAAAAGGAAAAAAAATGATTAAAAGAGAAGAAAACATATTTACGCATCCAAAAGAGTTTTCCCAAAATGAAGTGTCACATATTATTGAAAATCTACCAGTTGCCATTGCAGTGGTGGACGAGACCCGAAAACTGATTTTGGCAAACAAGATGGCCCACATGTTTACAAATAAAGCGGATAATCAACTGACAGGACTTGTAATCGGGGAAGCTTTTGGCTGCATTCATCACGAAGATTCACCCGAGAAAGACGGATCCGGAGAAAATTGTCTTCAATGTAAATTGCGGACTACAGTGCATGATACCCTTAAAAACGGCAAAGATCATTTTCAGATAGAAACCGCCATGACCTTTAAATCTATCGGGCGAAGGCATTTGAAAATTTCGACACAGCCTTTGGAAGTCAAACAAGGCAGGGCCGTTTTACTATCAATTGAAGATATTACAACGGCAAAAAATTATGTACGCGCAAAATCAGAAATAGAAAAACTGACCGCGGTTGTTCAAACAGCAGGTGCCATATGCCACGAGATTAATCAGCCTTTAATGGCGGTTTCAGGTTTTTCAGAACTGTTAATGGATGACGTCCGCCATGGGCAAATCCAGGAAGAAAATGTCAAAGAAATTAGAGATCAGGCAGAACGGTTGGCTAAGATTACAAACAAGCTGATGGCGATTACCAAATACAAAAAATAGAAATATTGGCATTGCGAAATGCTATACCCAAACAAAGCACCTAAAACTGTTAGGCCCATGATCAGAATTAAATCTGCCACAGATACGCCGGATTTTAAGTCACCATCAAGGCACGCCAATGGAAGCATATTATTAATATGTGTCCTTTGGCGTAACGCCGAGGGTGGCTTAAAAGACAAGTAGATGGGCGATTTTATTTTGATCATGGGCCTTACCCCCGGCACGAACCCCAAAGAGGAGAAAAATAATGGAAAATAAAAAAATATTAATCGTTGATGACGAACCCCCTATTTTAAGGTTGCTTTCCCAGTTGTTTACCAAAGCCGGTTATGATGTTTCCACCGCAGAAAATGCACAAGACGCATTGAAAATTATCGAAGAGAATAACATTGTGGTCATGTTTTTTGATTTAAATATGCCGGTGATGAACGGTATGGAATTATGTAAACAAGTAAAAAGCGCTAAACCGATGTCCATTATCTATGCCATTACCGGCTATGCGTCCTTATTTCAACTGTCGGAATGTCTTGACGTCGGCTTTGAAGATTATTTTACAAAGCCGGTGAATGTGTCGACGCTGTTGAAGACGGCCGAATCCGCATTCGAAAAAGTAAACCGCTGGAAAAAAATGTAGAATTTAACAAAAATGAACTCAATACTGTTTAAACATAGCGAATTGACTGAACTAAAAGCACTTGTATTCAAGACGTGCGGCATTAATCTTCATGAAGGAAAACTTGAATTATTAAAATCCAAGGTTTCCAAACGCATGCGCATGACCCGGATGAATGTCCAAGAATACTTATCACATTTAAGGTCAAATGAACGCGAGGTCGTCGAATTTATCGATACCATAACAACCAATCACTCTTTTTTTTACAGAGAAAATAAAAGCATTGAACATATCGTTAAACAATTTAATTGTCACCCCAAACGGGAGAAAAAACACTTTAAAGTCTGGTGTGCGGCCTGCTCCACAGGGGACGAACCTTACACGACAGCCGTTCAGTTAAAAGATTTGGGCGTAACCTTTTCTATCCTGGCCACAGATATATCTCACTCCGTGCTGGAGATTGCGCAAAAGGGGATCTATAAAAATGATAAGGTCAAGCAGGTGCCCCTGGCGATACTGCATCGATATTTTCAAAAAGGAACCGGCAAATATAAGGGATATCTAAAAGTTAAAAAGGAAATACAACAGCATATCACTTTCAAAAAGTTTAATTTAATTGCAAACCGCATTCCGCGCTCGGATTTTGATGCCGTTTTATGCAGAAACGTAATGATCTATTTTGATAATCAAACCAGTGAAACGGTTGTAAATAAATTATACCAAGCCCTTGATTCTGGCGGCTTTTTTGCCATCGGCAATGCTGAAAGTTTAATGAATATGAAACATCCGTTTAAATCTGTGGCGGGAATTCCCAGTCTTTATGTAAAATAGCTTTATGCATGCCTGTTGATTTGATAACTTTTTTGAGTCGTGAGTTTTGTGCGTTTATATGTTTTACTTATTTTATGAAGAAGAAGGAGAACACATTTGTTTAGGTTCAAATCATTTTTAGGGTCTGTCTGGGTTTCATTATTATTGGTTGGGGTGTTCTATTCATATGCGGCTGCCACAACATTAGAAATTGATGAGAGCACCGGACTATTAACAGGAGCGACAGACGTTTTGGTAAATGGATCGTCCTATAATGTTGAGTTCGTGGAAGGCACCGCCGAGGATCTATTCAGAGATTCTGAGGGCAATTGGGCGTTCAGTTTCGCTTCACAAACGGAAG
This window of the uncultured Desulfobacter sp. genome carries:
- a CDS encoding chemotaxis protein CheX; its protein translation is MKKALMTAMTNSISEVMETMFFMPVEIGPETILNDSGIDLNTALACRLTFTGDVCGHIDVISPEPLAAELASNFLGEDKSELTWEQQLGTLSEMLNMVCGNALKKIKCQAPYKLSIPEKITGSGLNGTAECTLIETMDANMAILLSM
- a CDS encoding chemotaxis response regulator protein-glutamate methylesterase, which translates into the protein MSNEIKVLVVDDSAVVRKVFKEQLSRHPGITVIDTAPDPYIARDKIVRLKPDVITLDIEMPRMDGITFLKKLMKYYPLPVIIVSSLSTKGSHLAMEALAIGALEVMAKPNNAYSVGDVSVQLAEKIRAVHAAKLPWREKQQNSKKQTKIVSISPDKNTNKIIAIGASTGGAEAIKNVLTQMPKDAPGIVVVQHMPAQFTKSFAGRLNELCSMRVKEAENGDPVTTGTVLIAPGNYHMLLKRTGTKYFVTVKTGPLVHYQRPAVDVLFRSVARLAGANAVGIILTGMGKDGAQGLLEMKQAGAITIAQDENSSVVYGMPKAAERIGAVDYIEDIHNIAAKTCSCVKRL
- a CDS encoding response regulator — encoded protein: MENKKILIVDDEPPILRLLSQLFTKAGYDVSTAENAQDALKIIEENNIVVMFFDLNMPVMNGMELCKQVKSAKPMSIIYAITGYASLFQLSECLDVGFEDYFTKPVNVSTLLKTAESAFEKVNRWKKM
- a CDS encoding histidine kinase dimerization/phospho-acceptor domain-containing protein, with the protein product MIKREENIFTHPKEFSQNEVSHIIENLPVAIAVVDETRKLILANKMAHMFTNKADNQLTGLVIGEAFGCIHHEDSPEKDGSGENCLQCKLRTTVHDTLKNGKDHFQIETAMTFKSIGRRHLKISTQPLEVKQGRAVLLSIEDITTAKNYVRAKSEIEKLTAVVQTAGAICHEINQPLMAVSGFSELLMDDVRHGQIQEENVKEIRDQAERLAKITNKLMAITKYKK
- a CDS encoding HDOD domain-containing protein; this encodes MTVLDKMIREINDLTPMPTVANRLLEMVEEPDSSMNDIAGIIQYDPVMTVDILKICNSAYVGLKTPAESLKDAVNMLGTDQIIELALVKSSAKVLSGGRKGYGLEQGDMWRYSVSSAIIAKQVALRLGLNNKSTIFTAALIKDIGKIILEKYVSKDFKKINMLVKESGYSFREAEKKVIGIDHAEMGALIGKTWKFSPRMIKLIHHHHLRDESMMNDKEIAAVYLADCICMMVGNGVGADGLSYRFKDQLMKMHGISHSDMTGIIAEFGININEVNALLKMA
- a CDS encoding response regulator — translated: MSYSILIVDDSMPMRTVLKRSLAAAGYAGAKILEASDGKEALTVLAGDWVDLIMTDYNMPEMNGLSFLKKIKNDALFKEIPVVVISTEGNDLKIQEFMDSGAAGYITKPFTPENLRDLIVSIIGEPDYEESIDDSDDEFDF
- a CDS encoding protein-glutamate O-methyltransferase CheR — encoded protein: MNSILFKHSELTELKALVFKTCGINLHEGKLELLKSKVSKRMRMTRMNVQEYLSHLRSNEREVVEFIDTITTNHSFFYRENKSIEHIVKQFNCHPKREKKHFKVWCAACSTGDEPYTTAVQLKDLGVTFSILATDISHSVLEIAQKGIYKNDKVKQVPLAILHRYFQKGTGKYKGYLKVKKEIQQHITFKKFNLIANRIPRSDFDAVLCRNVMIYFDNQTSETVVNKLYQALDSGGFFAIGNAESLMNMKHPFKSVAGIPSLYVK